One window of Oreochromis niloticus isolate F11D_XX linkage group LG23, O_niloticus_UMD_NMBU, whole genome shotgun sequence genomic DNA carries:
- the LOC109196931 gene encoding uncharacterized protein LOC109196931 isoform X4: MLTFYQMPRKNKRSQAQKKRWKPLDLVDPAVPMLTGHNQDEAVSSFPSDQTAPAGLSLETQDRPTSLCSPGTKTAPASLSLETENRPTSLCPPGSKSSETRPPAKRVRATDDFHTASNSPPKKPFHNINEQLLTEELQSNAVHHFWCVSATHCQSDERYTEFSRNHQCTCNALTFLAYLNEEHQFNTARLDKVLEQGDALYCWIKTNLQQERRYTQDHLTMEDMPKEVHADINVYSVKMDNIRYGYLKAEDKTYQRKGWWLPLASRLVCLSTDVNYALLMVSPQCIAVFRDKSGRYGLFDSHSRSAAGLPQPNGTAVMLTFTHVNDLITHLHNLFQNQGRYARYEFVPVSFKRVSTHNEQPAQSTQATPGATATSPQNEPQITNPTVQVPQPESAQTYMTMLESALNPQQDKMASNQICEHQLETSVDPTSNIQKEQQEIGLNNERDKVKDKTHQKARNVSRLNKGRRGKAIRQAQKSQREYVKAKDKSSTEEVAKKTNKKRHERERYACCREFRMKRLQTMKIQYAENCHYRKQRLLSAKNYYANPHIQEKVKAHKVKRYQSDHHFQQKMRNYIIRRYTTDPDYQTRQKQYVVQRYNTDASFQTRQKQYMVQRYNTDASFHTRQKRYMDQKYKEDHVRERKKAYIRTKYASDPNYRHKQKKSIHARYHNDSQFRLHHIQRCAQYQRHKMATTASFAIYKKLCAQRIKKKYSRLVTQFQQGPQSEAQPQLVVNSVMQAATLAFRERIKLGPTHVCTVCHRTLFPNQVQHCKRSKYVTNSHVVDTCLTGKFVHVCDSECTANCTFPKQRMQEWICYNCDSHLQRGKISSIAEANNLALAPIPIELSQLNVLERQLIAKILPFAKIIALPKGQQRAVHGAVVCVPSDVETTVNSLPRPCNEAQLLQVQLKRHIRFKGYQHFYTVNMKNVLAGLSKLKEMHSEYKDVSIDDDATFADPTNNQIIETEHDTADADIQDVLPRNFDNQILPERRTTEDTTAGILEPCHDVNELLEPEQSNGEPLQDMEKEKEELRPGLVLDTCMQPPDIAQDILSYGEGIFSIAPAQRNRPVGFFSVPKLEAMAFPVQFPTGQNTLDEARQVKLSPSMYFNTRLFSADTRFATDQSYLFFAQFVTETHMATNSMSIQLRKGKAITKDGRRICNRMLQNKDEVERLINNKDATRFMKPLRGTPAYWEKALKDLHAMVRQLGKPTFFLTFSAAEMRWPEVVEVIKTQQGEQVDFSQLDWNTKCEILRSNPVTVMRLFEKRVDALMTTLILSPAQPIGEVEDYFYRVEFQARGSPHIHLLVWVKDAPKFGSDLEDHVYKFIDKYITCKMPDQNADPELHKIVSEVQVHSRNHSRSCKKGNVSCRFGFPKLPVDQTMITFPSPDDDDDHNDKQHSTSKEKGTNEKQKQKNRQMALAKKQKEAKEKLQPLRDLLCDPNSSFEDLSELLQKCKLTYEQYLDCVFNLSNGHVILLKREPNDCWVNAYNADLLRAWNANMDIQYVIDDYSCLMYMMSYVSKPEFEMTQFLNGVIQEVKKSNINERDEMKQIMQAYAKHREVSAQESVARTCSLPLKSVHAVWCSYRLMMMP; encoded by the exons ACAGCACCAGCCAGCTTGTCCTTGGAAACGGAGAATAGACCCACCTCCTTATGTCCTCCAGGCAGCAAG AGTTCAGAAACTCGTCCACCAGCAAAACGAGTCCGGGCAACCGATGATTTCCACACGGCATCAAATTCTCCACCTAAAAAG CCTTTCCACAACATAAATGAACAACTACTGACAGAGGAGCTACAGAGCAACGCAGTTCATCACTTCTGGTGTGTCAGTGCAACTCATTGTCAAAGTGATGAAAGGTACACAGAATTCTCTCGAAATCATCAGTGCACATGTAATGCCCTCACATTCCTGGCCTACCTTAATGAGGAACACCAGTTCAACACAGCCCGACTTGATAAGGTGCTTGAACAGGGAGATGCACTCTACTGTTGGATTAAAACAAATCTTCAGCAGGAGAGGCGTTACACACAAGATCATTTGACCATGGAGGACATGCCCAAAGAAGTTCATGCTGACATAAATGTCTACAGTGTGAAAATGGACAACATAAGGTACGGATACctgaaagcagaggacaaaacttATCAAAGAAAAGGATGGTGGTTGCCTCTTGCTAGTCGCCTTGTATGTCTGTCAACAGATGTGAACTATGCTTTGCTCATGGTTTCGCCTCAGTGCATTGCAGTTTTCCGTGACAAATCTGGGAGGTATGGATTATTTGATTCACATTCAAGAAGTGCAGCAGGTTTACCCCAGCCAAATGGAACAGCAGTCATGCTCACTTTCACTCATGTGAATGACCTGATCACCCACCTGCATAACCTTTTCCAAAATCAAGGCAGGTATGCAAGATATGAGTTTGTGCCTGTTTCTTTCAAAAGAGTCAGCACTCACAACGAACAGCCTGCACAGTCAACTCAAGCAACACCAGGAGCAACAGCTACATCACCACAAAATGAACCACAAATCACAAATCCCACTGTGCAAGTGCCTCAACCAGAATCAGCCCAAACCTACATGACAATGTTAGAAAGTGCTTTAAACCCACAACAAGACAAAATGGCTTCAAATCAAATTTGTGAACATCAACTTGAAACATCTGTTGATCCAACAAGCAACATCCAGAAAGAACAACAAGAAATTGGCCTCAATAATGAAAGAGATAAAGTAAAAGATAAAACCCACCAAAAAGCAAGAAATGTGAGCAGATTAAATAAAGGACGACGTGGGAAAGCTATTCGTCAAGCTCAAAAAAGTCAGAGGGAGTATGTAAAAGCTAAAGACAAATCTTCAACTGAAGAAGTGGCaaagaagacaaacaaaaaaagacacgaaAGAGAACGATATGCCTGCTGTCGTGAATTTCGAATGAAAAGATTACAGACTATGAAAATTCAATATGCTGAAAACTGTCATTACCGTAAACAAAGACTATTATCAGCCAAAAATTATTATGCAAATCCTCATATTCAAGAAAAAGTAAAAGCCCACAAGGTGAAGAGATACCAAAGTGATCatcattttcaacaaaaaatgAGAAACTACATTATCAGAAGATATACCACAGATCCTGACTATCAAACCAGACAGAAACAATATGTGGTCCAgaggtacaacacggatgccAGCTTTCAAACCAGACAGAAACAATATATGGTCCAgaggtacaacacggatgccAGCTTTCACACCAGACAGAAACGATATATGGACCAGAAATACAAAGAGGATCATGTCAGAGAAAGGAAGAAGGCATACATAAGAACAAAATATGCATCGGATCCAAACTAcaggcacaaacaaaaaaaatcaattcatgCCAGGTACCACAATGACTCACAATTCAGACTGCACCATATACAGCGCTGTGCCCAGTACCAGAGACACAAAATGGCTACCACTGCATCTTTCGCCATTTATAAAAAGTTGTGTGCACagagaataaagaagaaatacagCCGACTAGTAACACAATTCCAGCAGGGTCCACAGTCTGAAGCACAGCCCCAGCTTGTAGTGAATAGTGTGATGCAAGCAGCCACATTAGCTTTCCGTGAAAGAATTAAGTTAGGACCCACCCATGTCTGTACGGTGTGCCACAGAACTCTGTTTCCTAATCAAGTTCAACACTGCAAACGATCAAAGTATGTTACAAATAGTCACGTTGTTGACACTTGCTTGACAGGAAAATTTGTCCATGTTTGTGATAGTGAATGTACAGCTAATTGTACCTTTCCAAAACAAAGAATGCAAGAGTGGATTTGCTACAACTGTGACAGCCACCTACAACGAGGAAAGATCTCTTCCATCGCAGAGGCAAACAATTTAGCACTAGCACCCATTCCAATTGAACTGAGTCAATTAAATGTACTAGAACGACAACTGATTGCTAAAATTCTCCCGTTTGCCAAAATCATTGCATTACCAAAAGGACAGCAAAGAGCCGTACATGGGGCTGTTGTTTGTGTACCGTCGGATGTGGAAACCACAGTAAACTCTCTTCCCAGACCTTGCAATGAAGCCCAGCTCCTGCAGGTACAACTGAAAAGACACATCAGATTCAAAGGATACCAACACTTCTACACTGTGAACATGAAGAATGTGTTAGCAGGCTTATCAAAGCTAAAAGAGATGCATTCAGAATACAAAGATGTATCTATTGATGATGACGCAACTTTTGCTGATCCCACAAATAATCAGATAATCGAGACGGAACATGACACTGCTGATGCAGATATTCAAGATGTACTGCCCAGAAACTTCGACAACCAAATTCTACCAGAAAGAAGAACCACTGAGGATACAACAGCTGGAATACTTGAGCCATGTCATGATGTAAACGAACTATTGGAGCCTGAACAATCAAATGGAGAGCCCTTACAAGAtatggagaaagaaaaggaagaacttCGCCCCGGTCTTGTTCTAGACACCTGTATGCAACCACCAGATATAGCACAGGACATTTTATCATATGGTGAAGGAATATTTAGCATTGCACCCGCCCAAAGAAATAGACCTGTTGGCTTCTTCTCTGTTCCTAAACTTGAAGCCATGGCCTTTCCTGTGCAGTTCCCAACTGGACAGAACACATTAGATGAAGCCAGACAAGTCAAACTGTCCCCAAGCATGTATTTTAATACACGGCTGTTCTCTGCAGATACACGGTTTGCAACTGACCAAAGCTACCtattctttgcacagtttgtaacagaaacacacatggctACGAACAGCATGTCCATCCAATTGCGCAAAGGTAAGGCAATCACCAAGGATGGACGTAGGATTTGTAACAgaatgcttcaaaataaagaCGAAGTGGAGAGACTGATAAATAACAAAGATGCAACACGCTTCATGAAACCTCTGAGAGGTACTCCAGCCTATTGGGAGAAGGCACTGAAAGATCTCCATGCTATGGTCAGACAGTTAGGAAAGCCAActtttttcctgacattttcagctgctgaaatgagaTGGCCTGAGGTTGTTGAGGTCATAAAAACTCAACAAGGTGAACAAGTGGATTTTTCACAACTTGACTGGAacacaaagtgtgaaattctccGAAGCAACCCTGTGACTGTGATGCGATTGTTTGAAAAAAGAGTCGATGCACTAATGACAACACTGATCCTGTCCCCAGCACAGCCCATCGGTGAAGTAGAAGattacttttatcgagtggagtTTCAGGCCAGAGGTAGCCCTCATATCCATTTACTGgtttgggtcaaagatgcacctAAATTTGGAAGTGACCTTGAAGACCACGTATACAAATTTATTGACAAGTACATCACATGTAAGATGCCTGACCAAAATGCCGATCCTGAACTTCACAAAATTGTGTCTGAGGTTCAAGTCCACAGCAGAAATCACTCCAGATCCTGTAAAAAAGGTAATGTGTCATGTAGGTTTGGGTTCCCCAAACTACCCGTAGACCAAACAATGATCACTTTCCCAAGCccagatgatgacgatgatcacAATGATAAGCAGCATAGCACAAGTAAGGAGAAaggcacaaatgaaaaacaaaagcaaaaaaacagacaaatggCTCtcgcaaaaaaacagaaagaggccaaagaaaaactccagCCATTGAGAGATTTGCTCTGTGACCCAAATTCCTCGTTTGAAGActtgtctgagctgcttcaGAAATGCAAATTAACTTATGAACAGTACTTGGATTGTGTCTTCAATTTAAGCAATGGCCATGTCATCCTCTTAAAGCGTGAACCTAATGACTGCTGGGTGAATGCATACAATGCAGATCTGCTGAGGGCCTGGAATGCCAACATGGACATCCAATATGTCATTGATGACTACAGCTGCCTGATGTACATGATGTCTTATGTCTCTAAACCTGAATTTGAGATGACACAATTTCTTAATGGAGTCATCCAGGAGGTAAAAAAGTCCAATATCAATGAAagagatgaaatgaaacagatAATGCAGGCATATGCTAAACACAGAGAAGTCAGTGCCCAAGAATCTGTGGCAAGGACATGCAGCCTGCCACTAAAAAGTGTTCACGCAGTGTGGTGTTCATACAGACTGATGATGATGCCCTGA
- the LOC109196931 gene encoding uncharacterized protein LOC109196931 isoform X1 translates to MLTFYQMPRKNKRSQAQKKRWKPLDLVDPAVPMLTGHNQDEAVSSFPSDQQTAPAGLSLETQDRPTSLCSPGTKQTAPASLSLETENRPTSLCPPGSKSSETRPPAKRVRATDDFHTASNSPPKKPFHNINEQLLTEELQSNAVHHFWCVSATHCQSDERYTEFSRNHQCTCNALTFLAYLNEEHQFNTARLDKVLEQGDALYCWIKTNLQQERRYTQDHLTMEDMPKEVHADINVYSVKMDNIRYGYLKAEDKTYQRKGWWLPLASRLVCLSTDVNYALLMVSPQCIAVFRDKSGRYGLFDSHSRSAAGLPQPNGTAVMLTFTHVNDLITHLHNLFQNQGRYARYEFVPVSFKRVSTHNEQPAQSTQATPGATATSPQNEPQITNPTVQVPQPESAQTYMTMLESALNPQQDKMASNQICEHQLETSVDPTSNIQKEQQEIGLNNERDKVKDKTHQKARNVSRLNKGRRGKAIRQAQKSQREYVKAKDKSSTEEVAKKTNKKRHERERYACCREFRMKRLQTMKIQYAENCHYRKQRLLSAKNYYANPHIQEKVKAHKVKRYQSDHHFQQKMRNYIIRRYTTDPDYQTRQKQYVVQRYNTDASFQTRQKQYMVQRYNTDASFHTRQKRYMDQKYKEDHVRERKKAYIRTKYASDPNYRHKQKKSIHARYHNDSQFRLHHIQRCAQYQRHKMATTASFAIYKKLCAQRIKKKYSRLVTQFQQGPQSEAQPQLVVNSVMQAATLAFRERIKLGPTHVCTVCHRTLFPNQVQHCKRSKYVTNSHVVDTCLTGKFVHVCDSECTANCTFPKQRMQEWICYNCDSHLQRGKISSIAEANNLALAPIPIELSQLNVLERQLIAKILPFAKIIALPKGQQRAVHGAVVCVPSDVETTVNSLPRPCNEAQLLQVQLKRHIRFKGYQHFYTVNMKNVLAGLSKLKEMHSEYKDVSIDDDATFADPTNNQIIETEHDTADADIQDVLPRNFDNQILPERRTTEDTTAGILEPCHDVNELLEPEQSNGEPLQDMEKEKEELRPGLVLDTCMQPPDIAQDILSYGEGIFSIAPAQRNRPVGFFSVPKLEAMAFPVQFPTGQNTLDEARQVKLSPSMYFNTRLFSADTRFATDQSYLFFAQFVTETHMATNSMSIQLRKGKAITKDGRRICNRMLQNKDEVERLINNKDATRFMKPLRGTPAYWEKALKDLHAMVRQLGKPTFFLTFSAAEMRWPEVVEVIKTQQGEQVDFSQLDWNTKCEILRSNPVTVMRLFEKRVDALMTTLILSPAQPIGEVEDYFYRVEFQARGSPHIHLLVWVKDAPKFGSDLEDHVYKFIDKYITCKMPDQNADPELHKIVSEVQVHSRNHSRSCKKGNVSCRFGFPKLPVDQTMITFPSPDDDDDHNDKQHSTSKEKGTNEKQKQKNRQMALAKKQKEAKEKLQPLRDLLCDPNSSFEDLSELLQKCKLTYEQYLDCVFNLSNGHVILLKREPNDCWVNAYNADLLRAWNANMDIQYVIDDYSCLMYMMSYVSKPEFEMTQFLNGVIQEVKKSNINERDEMKQIMQAYAKHREVSAQESVARTCSLPLKSVHAVWCSYRLMMMP, encoded by the exons CAGACAGCACCAGCCAGCTTGTCCTTGGAAACGGAGAATAGACCCACCTCCTTATGTCCTCCAGGCAGCAAG AGTTCAGAAACTCGTCCACCAGCAAAACGAGTCCGGGCAACCGATGATTTCCACACGGCATCAAATTCTCCACCTAAAAAG CCTTTCCACAACATAAATGAACAACTACTGACAGAGGAGCTACAGAGCAACGCAGTTCATCACTTCTGGTGTGTCAGTGCAACTCATTGTCAAAGTGATGAAAGGTACACAGAATTCTCTCGAAATCATCAGTGCACATGTAATGCCCTCACATTCCTGGCCTACCTTAATGAGGAACACCAGTTCAACACAGCCCGACTTGATAAGGTGCTTGAACAGGGAGATGCACTCTACTGTTGGATTAAAACAAATCTTCAGCAGGAGAGGCGTTACACACAAGATCATTTGACCATGGAGGACATGCCCAAAGAAGTTCATGCTGACATAAATGTCTACAGTGTGAAAATGGACAACATAAGGTACGGATACctgaaagcagaggacaaaacttATCAAAGAAAAGGATGGTGGTTGCCTCTTGCTAGTCGCCTTGTATGTCTGTCAACAGATGTGAACTATGCTTTGCTCATGGTTTCGCCTCAGTGCATTGCAGTTTTCCGTGACAAATCTGGGAGGTATGGATTATTTGATTCACATTCAAGAAGTGCAGCAGGTTTACCCCAGCCAAATGGAACAGCAGTCATGCTCACTTTCACTCATGTGAATGACCTGATCACCCACCTGCATAACCTTTTCCAAAATCAAGGCAGGTATGCAAGATATGAGTTTGTGCCTGTTTCTTTCAAAAGAGTCAGCACTCACAACGAACAGCCTGCACAGTCAACTCAAGCAACACCAGGAGCAACAGCTACATCACCACAAAATGAACCACAAATCACAAATCCCACTGTGCAAGTGCCTCAACCAGAATCAGCCCAAACCTACATGACAATGTTAGAAAGTGCTTTAAACCCACAACAAGACAAAATGGCTTCAAATCAAATTTGTGAACATCAACTTGAAACATCTGTTGATCCAACAAGCAACATCCAGAAAGAACAACAAGAAATTGGCCTCAATAATGAAAGAGATAAAGTAAAAGATAAAACCCACCAAAAAGCAAGAAATGTGAGCAGATTAAATAAAGGACGACGTGGGAAAGCTATTCGTCAAGCTCAAAAAAGTCAGAGGGAGTATGTAAAAGCTAAAGACAAATCTTCAACTGAAGAAGTGGCaaagaagacaaacaaaaaaagacacgaaAGAGAACGATATGCCTGCTGTCGTGAATTTCGAATGAAAAGATTACAGACTATGAAAATTCAATATGCTGAAAACTGTCATTACCGTAAACAAAGACTATTATCAGCCAAAAATTATTATGCAAATCCTCATATTCAAGAAAAAGTAAAAGCCCACAAGGTGAAGAGATACCAAAGTGATCatcattttcaacaaaaaatgAGAAACTACATTATCAGAAGATATACCACAGATCCTGACTATCAAACCAGACAGAAACAATATGTGGTCCAgaggtacaacacggatgccAGCTTTCAAACCAGACAGAAACAATATATGGTCCAgaggtacaacacggatgccAGCTTTCACACCAGACAGAAACGATATATGGACCAGAAATACAAAGAGGATCATGTCAGAGAAAGGAAGAAGGCATACATAAGAACAAAATATGCATCGGATCCAAACTAcaggcacaaacaaaaaaaatcaattcatgCCAGGTACCACAATGACTCACAATTCAGACTGCACCATATACAGCGCTGTGCCCAGTACCAGAGACACAAAATGGCTACCACTGCATCTTTCGCCATTTATAAAAAGTTGTGTGCACagagaataaagaagaaatacagCCGACTAGTAACACAATTCCAGCAGGGTCCACAGTCTGAAGCACAGCCCCAGCTTGTAGTGAATAGTGTGATGCAAGCAGCCACATTAGCTTTCCGTGAAAGAATTAAGTTAGGACCCACCCATGTCTGTACGGTGTGCCACAGAACTCTGTTTCCTAATCAAGTTCAACACTGCAAACGATCAAAGTATGTTACAAATAGTCACGTTGTTGACACTTGCTTGACAGGAAAATTTGTCCATGTTTGTGATAGTGAATGTACAGCTAATTGTACCTTTCCAAAACAAAGAATGCAAGAGTGGATTTGCTACAACTGTGACAGCCACCTACAACGAGGAAAGATCTCTTCCATCGCAGAGGCAAACAATTTAGCACTAGCACCCATTCCAATTGAACTGAGTCAATTAAATGTACTAGAACGACAACTGATTGCTAAAATTCTCCCGTTTGCCAAAATCATTGCATTACCAAAAGGACAGCAAAGAGCCGTACATGGGGCTGTTGTTTGTGTACCGTCGGATGTGGAAACCACAGTAAACTCTCTTCCCAGACCTTGCAATGAAGCCCAGCTCCTGCAGGTACAACTGAAAAGACACATCAGATTCAAAGGATACCAACACTTCTACACTGTGAACATGAAGAATGTGTTAGCAGGCTTATCAAAGCTAAAAGAGATGCATTCAGAATACAAAGATGTATCTATTGATGATGACGCAACTTTTGCTGATCCCACAAATAATCAGATAATCGAGACGGAACATGACACTGCTGATGCAGATATTCAAGATGTACTGCCCAGAAACTTCGACAACCAAATTCTACCAGAAAGAAGAACCACTGAGGATACAACAGCTGGAATACTTGAGCCATGTCATGATGTAAACGAACTATTGGAGCCTGAACAATCAAATGGAGAGCCCTTACAAGAtatggagaaagaaaaggaagaacttCGCCCCGGTCTTGTTCTAGACACCTGTATGCAACCACCAGATATAGCACAGGACATTTTATCATATGGTGAAGGAATATTTAGCATTGCACCCGCCCAAAGAAATAGACCTGTTGGCTTCTTCTCTGTTCCTAAACTTGAAGCCATGGCCTTTCCTGTGCAGTTCCCAACTGGACAGAACACATTAGATGAAGCCAGACAAGTCAAACTGTCCCCAAGCATGTATTTTAATACACGGCTGTTCTCTGCAGATACACGGTTTGCAACTGACCAAAGCTACCtattctttgcacagtttgtaacagaaacacacatggctACGAACAGCATGTCCATCCAATTGCGCAAAGGTAAGGCAATCACCAAGGATGGACGTAGGATTTGTAACAgaatgcttcaaaataaagaCGAAGTGGAGAGACTGATAAATAACAAAGATGCAACACGCTTCATGAAACCTCTGAGAGGTACTCCAGCCTATTGGGAGAAGGCACTGAAAGATCTCCATGCTATGGTCAGACAGTTAGGAAAGCCAActtttttcctgacattttcagctgctgaaatgagaTGGCCTGAGGTTGTTGAGGTCATAAAAACTCAACAAGGTGAACAAGTGGATTTTTCACAACTTGACTGGAacacaaagtgtgaaattctccGAAGCAACCCTGTGACTGTGATGCGATTGTTTGAAAAAAGAGTCGATGCACTAATGACAACACTGATCCTGTCCCCAGCACAGCCCATCGGTGAAGTAGAAGattacttttatcgagtggagtTTCAGGCCAGAGGTAGCCCTCATATCCATTTACTGgtttgggtcaaagatgcacctAAATTTGGAAGTGACCTTGAAGACCACGTATACAAATTTATTGACAAGTACATCACATGTAAGATGCCTGACCAAAATGCCGATCCTGAACTTCACAAAATTGTGTCTGAGGTTCAAGTCCACAGCAGAAATCACTCCAGATCCTGTAAAAAAGGTAATGTGTCATGTAGGTTTGGGTTCCCCAAACTACCCGTAGACCAAACAATGATCACTTTCCCAAGCccagatgatgacgatgatcacAATGATAAGCAGCATAGCACAAGTAAGGAGAAaggcacaaatgaaaaacaaaagcaaaaaaacagacaaatggCTCtcgcaaaaaaacagaaagaggccaaagaaaaactccagCCATTGAGAGATTTGCTCTGTGACCCAAATTCCTCGTTTGAAGActtgtctgagctgcttcaGAAATGCAAATTAACTTATGAACAGTACTTGGATTGTGTCTTCAATTTAAGCAATGGCCATGTCATCCTCTTAAAGCGTGAACCTAATGACTGCTGGGTGAATGCATACAATGCAGATCTGCTGAGGGCCTGGAATGCCAACATGGACATCCAATATGTCATTGATGACTACAGCTGCCTGATGTACATGATGTCTTATGTCTCTAAACCTGAATTTGAGATGACACAATTTCTTAATGGAGTCATCCAGGAGGTAAAAAAGTCCAATATCAATGAAagagatgaaatgaaacagatAATGCAGGCATATGCTAAACACAGAGAAGTCAGTGCCCAAGAATCTGTGGCAAGGACATGCAGCCTGCCACTAAAAAGTGTTCACGCAGTGTGGTGTTCATACAGACTGATGATGATGCCCTGA